From a single Pseudalkalibacillus hwajinpoensis genomic region:
- a CDS encoding YjiH family protein, with amino-acid sequence MLSKQQTRLSTTGVLKFAIPSLIGILLFMIPIPNDGGVTIPIAKLAGWLQELFGTTIPITLPAIMTLIITLTAILSIVAVLSKPTWVTERPFLVSLLQVSPVWLIARILGMVFAILTFYQIGPEWIWSDATGGLLLNDLIPILFSVFLFAGLFLPLLLNFGLLELCGTLLTKIMRPIFTLPGRSSIDCLASWMGDGTIGVLLTSKQYEEGYYTKREAAVIGTTFSVVSITFSIVVLQQMKLEEYFLPYYLTIVLAGFIAAVIMPRIPPLSRKPDTTYESASETPDDTLPNNMSRLRFGLVLATNKAKDNRTSHVVKGGIQNVLDMWMGVIPIVMAIGTVALIIAENTPLFSYLGAPFVPILNLMQVPEAAEAAQTMVIGFADMFLPAIIGADIESELTRFVIASLSVSQLIYMSEVGGLLLGSKVPVRFIDLVIIFLERTLISLPVIVIMAHLIF; translated from the coding sequence ATGCTCAGTAAACAACAAACCAGGTTATCGACAACTGGAGTATTAAAATTTGCTATCCCCTCTCTAATCGGTATCTTATTATTTATGATCCCGATTCCAAATGATGGTGGCGTTACAATTCCAATTGCGAAATTGGCGGGATGGCTTCAGGAGTTATTTGGGACAACCATACCGATCACTCTTCCTGCTATTATGACACTCATAATTACATTGACTGCCATTCTTAGCATTGTTGCTGTCTTATCCAAACCAACATGGGTTACTGAACGGCCATTTCTGGTATCGTTACTACAAGTATCCCCAGTTTGGCTGATCGCTCGTATTCTTGGTATGGTTTTCGCTATTCTTACTTTTTATCAAATTGGTCCTGAGTGGATCTGGTCAGATGCAACAGGCGGTTTACTACTTAATGACCTAATACCTATTCTGTTCTCTGTATTCTTATTTGCAGGCTTATTCTTACCACTGCTATTGAATTTCGGGTTACTAGAATTATGCGGTACGCTTTTAACTAAAATCATGCGTCCGATATTCACTCTTCCTGGGAGATCATCGATTGACTGTCTCGCATCCTGGATGGGTGATGGTACTATTGGTGTTCTTTTGACAAGTAAACAATATGAAGAAGGCTATTATACCAAACGAGAAGCGGCAGTTATCGGAACAACTTTTTCAGTAGTCTCTATAACGTTCAGCATCGTCGTTCTCCAACAAATGAAGCTTGAGGAATACTTTCTTCCATATTACTTAACGATCGTTCTGGCAGGATTTATTGCGGCAGTTATTATGCCACGCATTCCGCCTCTTTCACGCAAGCCTGACACAACATATGAATCTGCATCAGAAACCCCTGATGATACGCTTCCAAATAACATGTCACGCTTACGCTTTGGTCTTGTACTAGCAACGAATAAAGCTAAAGACAACCGAACATCTCACGTTGTAAAAGGCGGTATTCAGAACGTATTGGATATGTGGATGGGTGTTATTCCGATTGTAATGGCAATTGGAACAGTTGCCCTTATCATTGCTGAGAACACTCCGCTCTTCAGTTACCTTGGCGCTCCTTTTGTTCCTATACTTAATCTGATGCAGGTACCTGAAGCAGCTGAAGCCGCGCAAACAATGGTAATTGGTTTTGCAGATATGTTCCTTCCTGCGATTATTGGTGCAGATATTGAAAGCGAGCTAACTCGATTCGTTATCGCAAGTCTTTCTGTCTCACAATTGATTTACATGTCTGAAGTTGGTGGATTGCTCCTTGGATCCAAAGTGCCCGTTCGATTTATTGATCTTGTTATCATTTTTCTAGAGCGCACACTCATTTCCCTACCAGTAATCGTCATTATGGCCCATCTTATTTTTTAA
- a CDS encoding ketopantoate reductase family protein, whose amino-acid sequence MNIVIVGAGALGTYFGARWLEAGEDVTFLVREGRKAQIEKEGLRVSSVLGDTVIESPSLVTNAAQLESVDLVLLGVKGYHLEGTLPELKALVSRGARVLPILNGIEHVSILKDQLGEEAVLGGLSYIIATLDEVGHVQHTSELHELIFGPLHPSQQELCTELRKVNEKAKFNSFLSDSIEEEMWKKYLFISAMSGVTTAGDFHTGRIRDIPESFALVKKVMNEIGELASKYDVHINQEDIDRRLEQFQNLPYEATSSMHQDKRKKLKLEVEHLQGGALRLAEHVGLTLPYTETLYALIKPYETQ is encoded by the coding sequence ATGAATATCGTAATTGTAGGGGCTGGAGCACTTGGTACATATTTTGGAGCAAGATGGCTTGAAGCCGGCGAAGATGTAACTTTTTTGGTTCGTGAAGGACGGAAAGCTCAGATCGAAAAAGAAGGACTTCGAGTTTCTAGTGTGCTAGGTGATACAGTGATAGAATCACCTTCATTAGTTACAAATGCAGCACAATTAGAAAGCGTTGATTTAGTCTTACTAGGGGTAAAGGGATATCACCTGGAAGGGACGCTTCCTGAATTAAAGGCGCTTGTATCCCGGGGAGCTAGGGTCCTTCCCATATTGAATGGGATTGAACACGTGTCGATTCTGAAAGATCAGCTTGGAGAGGAAGCCGTGCTTGGAGGTCTCTCTTATATCATTGCAACCCTTGACGAAGTTGGCCATGTTCAACATACGAGCGAATTACATGAATTGATCTTCGGTCCGCTGCACCCATCTCAACAGGAGCTTTGTACAGAATTAAGGAAAGTGAACGAAAAGGCGAAATTTAACAGCTTCTTAAGCGATTCAATCGAGGAAGAAATGTGGAAGAAATATCTATTTATCTCAGCTATGTCAGGAGTGACAACTGCTGGTGACTTTCATACGGGGCGAATTCGCGATATACCGGAATCCTTTGCCCTCGTTAAAAAGGTAATGAATGAAATAGGCGAACTTGCTTCTAAATATGACGTCCACATTAATCAAGAAGACATCGATCGTCGTTTGGAACAATTTCAAAACCTTCCTTACGAAGCCACTTCCTCTATGCATCAGGATAAACGAAAGAAACTTAAGCTTGAAGTTGAACACCTACAAGGTGGAGCATTACGCCTGGCTGAGCATGTCGGCCTTACATTACCCTATACAGAAACATTGTACGCTTTAATTAAGCCATATGAAACCCAATGA
- a CDS encoding phosphotriesterase family protein, which translates to MGNKVETVEGPISVDQMGKTLVHEHFAFGYPGFSGDVSLGAFNFQEALQVGISVAENVMAHGVKTVVDPTPNECGRNPELLKKISSETGLQIICATGYYYEGEGAPPYFKFRQGLGTAEQDIYEMFIKEIKDGIGATGVKPGVIKLASSKDIITDYELMFFKAAARVHKETGITILTHTQEGTMGPEQANLLIEEGVNPQSIIIGHMCGNTDVAYHIKTLETGVNIGFDRFGIQGLVGAPFDKERMVALVGLLNSGYERQIMLSHDTVNYWMGRPPALPEPVEKLMANWQPVYLFEEIIPELKKAGVSDETLNTLFVENPKELFSTETRVKA; encoded by the coding sequence ATGGGAAACAAAGTGGAAACAGTGGAGGGACCGATTTCGGTCGATCAAATGGGAAAAACGTTAGTCCATGAACATTTTGCTTTCGGTTATCCAGGCTTTAGTGGTGATGTGTCACTCGGTGCATTTAATTTCCAGGAAGCTCTTCAAGTTGGCATCTCGGTTGCTGAAAATGTCATGGCACATGGTGTTAAAACTGTTGTTGATCCAACACCAAATGAATGTGGAAGAAATCCTGAGCTATTGAAGAAAATCTCGTCTGAAACGGGTCTTCAAATCATTTGCGCGACCGGTTACTATTATGAAGGAGAAGGGGCCCCGCCTTACTTTAAATTTAGGCAGGGGCTAGGTACAGCTGAGCAAGATATTTACGAGATGTTCATAAAGGAAATTAAGGACGGTATTGGGGCGACGGGAGTAAAGCCGGGGGTAATTAAACTTGCATCGAGTAAAGACATCATTACGGATTATGAATTGATGTTTTTTAAAGCAGCCGCTCGCGTGCATAAAGAAACAGGCATTACCATTTTAACACATACTCAAGAAGGAACGATGGGACCTGAGCAGGCTAACTTGTTAATCGAAGAAGGGGTAAATCCTCAATCGATCATTATTGGTCATATGTGTGGCAATACGGATGTGGCCTATCACATAAAGACACTTGAAACAGGTGTTAACATCGGCTTTGATCGATTTGGAATTCAGGGATTGGTCGGAGCGCCGTTTGATAAAGAACGAATGGTTGCACTCGTCGGTTTACTGAATAGCGGCTATGAGCGGCAAATCATGCTTTCTCATGATACGGTCAACTACTGGATGGGGAGACCACCTGCCCTTCCAGAGCCTGTTGAGAAATTAATGGCCAACTGGCAGCCGGTCTATCTTTTTGAAGAAATTATTCCAGAGCTAAAAAAGGCGGGCGTATCGGATGAAACGTTGAACACGCTTTTTGTTGAAAATCCTAAGGAGCTTTTTTCTACAGAAACAAGGGTAAAAGCATAA
- the cspD gene encoding cold-shock protein CspD, which produces MQNGKVKWFNAEKGFGFIEVEGGDDVFVHFSAINGEGFKTLDEGQEVNFEIVEGNRGPQAANVTKA; this is translated from the coding sequence ATGCAAAACGGTAAAGTAAAATGGTTCAACGCTGAAAAAGGTTTCGGTTTCATCGAAGTTGAAGGTGGAGACGACGTATTCGTACACTTCTCTGCAATCAACGGCGAAGGTTTCAAAACACTTGACGAAGGCCAAGAAGTTAACTTCGAAATCGTAGAAGGTAACCGTGGACCACAAGCAGCTAACGTAACAAAAGCATAA
- a CDS encoding GNAT family N-acetyltransferase: MNELIARKGLSIRLIEENNEGYLLKWLTNDVVLAFYEGRDRSYTLEKVREGFYNDDNETRCLIFYNEKPIGYVQFYVMSDLNGMTFPARTYGMDQFIGEPEYWNKGLGTRLVQMVVNYLVNKLGSYLIVMDPQHWNKRAIHCYEKVGFKQKCVLPQHEWHEGRKRDCILMTFDASEIHIQPIGENRLELKKLMSDLWGSSEMVLSSGVYRWEDLDGFVARNSEEDIIGLVTHCFHSDCCEIVSLDSFTENTGVGSRLLVEVEMAVMRKGLSRITLLTTNDNLHAIRFYQRKGYRLNEVISGAVDEARKRKPEIPVIGHYQIPIHDELKLIKLLEREESIVEL, translated from the coding sequence ATGAATGAACTGATTGCTAGAAAGGGACTAAGCATTCGACTTATTGAAGAGAACAATGAAGGGTATTTATTGAAATGGCTAACAAATGATGTGGTGCTCGCTTTTTATGAGGGACGAGACCGTTCTTATACATTGGAAAAGGTTCGAGAAGGTTTCTATAATGATGACAATGAAACGAGATGCCTCATCTTTTACAATGAAAAGCCAATCGGGTACGTTCAATTTTATGTTATGTCTGATTTAAATGGGATGACTTTCCCTGCTCGAACGTATGGAATGGATCAATTTATCGGTGAACCAGAATACTGGAATAAAGGTCTAGGAACTCGTCTGGTTCAAATGGTTGTCAATTATCTTGTGAATAAACTTGGTAGTTACTTGATAGTGATGGATCCTCAGCATTGGAATAAGCGAGCGATTCATTGCTATGAAAAAGTTGGTTTTAAACAAAAGTGTGTGCTTCCACAGCATGAATGGCATGAAGGGCGGAAAAGGGATTGCATCCTTATGACGTTCGACGCTTCAGAAATCCATATACAGCCAATAGGAGAAAACCGCCTTGAATTAAAGAAACTTATGAGTGATCTGTGGGGAAGCTCAGAAATGGTACTCTCTTCAGGTGTGTATCGATGGGAGGATTTGGATGGGTTTGTAGCGCGTAATTCTGAAGAGGATATTATTGGGCTTGTTACACATTGTTTCCACTCAGATTGCTGTGAGATTGTGTCGCTTGATAGTTTTACTGAAAATACTGGGGTCGGGAGTCGTCTGTTAGTTGAAGTAGAAATGGCTGTGATGAGAAAGGGGTTAAGCAGGATCACACTATTGACAACGAACGATAATCTTCATGCTATTCGTTTTTACCAGCGCAAAGGGTATCGATTGAATGAGGTAATTTCAGGTGCAGTTGATGAAGCACGTAAGCGCAAACCTGAGATTCCTGTGATTGGCCATTACCAAATTCCAATTCATGATGAATTAAAGTTAATCAAATTATTGGAGCGAGAAGAAAGCATTGTAGAACTATAA
- a CDS encoding NADP-dependent oxidoreductase, whose amino-acid sequence MKAVVIEQYGGKDQLHEKEITSPSPGQNQVVLESYATSVNPIDWKLREGYLKEMLPFNFPITLGWDIAGVIKEVGEGVENFKPGDRVFARPATTANGTYAEEVIVDEHLLAHIPQNIPYEEAASVPLVGLTAWQCLVDFADIQKDEKVLIHAGAGGVGSFAIQLAKYKGAYVATTASGKNEEYLKSLGADLVINYREKDFEKELEEYDIVLDTLGGEIEEKSFSVLRGGGRLVSIVGMPDEEKAKEKGVRSGHVWLEPNGRELKEIASLLEEGSIKATIGHRFPFSEEGIQEAHALSESHHAKGKIVILFDK is encoded by the coding sequence ATGAAAGCAGTCGTTATCGAACAATATGGCGGAAAAGATCAATTACATGAGAAAGAAATAACTTCTCCATCTCCAGGCCAAAATCAAGTTGTTTTAGAGAGTTATGCAACTTCAGTGAATCCGATTGATTGGAAATTGCGTGAAGGGTATTTGAAAGAAATGCTACCGTTTAATTTTCCGATTACCTTGGGGTGGGATATTGCTGGCGTTATTAAAGAGGTAGGCGAAGGTGTCGAAAACTTTAAACCTGGTGATCGTGTTTTTGCGAGGCCTGCAACCACAGCAAATGGTACATATGCGGAAGAGGTTATTGTAGATGAGCATTTGTTAGCTCATATTCCTCAGAACATACCCTACGAAGAGGCAGCTTCTGTGCCGCTAGTCGGGTTAACGGCGTGGCAGTGTCTTGTTGACTTTGCAGATATTCAGAAAGACGAAAAAGTGCTCATCCATGCTGGAGCTGGCGGTGTTGGGAGCTTCGCTATCCAGCTTGCTAAATACAAAGGGGCATATGTTGCGACAACTGCTAGCGGTAAAAATGAAGAGTATTTAAAATCTCTCGGCGCGGATCTGGTAATTAATTACCGTGAAAAGGATTTTGAAAAAGAATTGGAAGAGTATGATATTGTACTTGATACATTGGGCGGCGAAATTGAGGAGAAGAGCTTTTCTGTCTTGCGTGGTGGTGGGCGATTAGTTTCCATAGTTGGCATGCCTGATGAAGAAAAGGCGAAAGAAAAGGGCGTACGTTCCGGGCATGTCTGGCTTGAACCAAACGGTCGAGAGCTTAAGGAAATAGCATCATTGTTGGAAGAAGGATCTATAAAAGCAACAATTGGTCACCGATTCCCATTTAGTGAAGAAGGTATCCAAGAAGCCCATGCCCTCAGTGAATCTCATCATGCAAAAGGGAAAATTGTTATTTTATTCGATAAATAA
- a CDS encoding MFS transporter, with protein sequence MESISKRNTTTLFWVTFFGTICFLQPVLTLFYLENGLSEADILLIMLGWSGAVLVGEIPTGVFADRFGPKQSFLCGSVIKLVSICVLFFADNIELFMVFSILNGLSVTFFSGADEALLYVSLKIDNMQHQMDEAMGKIQSAGFIAMIIAVLSGSFIARDLQMEQFHLLIMLSLGCYVLELLLLFRIREL encoded by the coding sequence ATGGAGTCCATATCAAAGAGAAACACAACTACTTTATTCTGGGTCACTTTTTTCGGAACAATTTGCTTTTTACAGCCAGTTCTCACACTCTTCTATTTAGAAAACGGGTTAAGTGAAGCGGACATTTTGCTCATTATGTTAGGCTGGAGCGGCGCAGTCTTAGTTGGAGAAATTCCAACCGGAGTATTCGCTGATCGTTTTGGTCCAAAACAGTCATTTCTTTGTGGATCAGTGATTAAATTAGTAAGTATTTGTGTACTATTTTTTGCAGATAATATCGAATTATTTATGGTATTCAGTATTTTAAATGGCTTATCGGTCACCTTTTTTTCGGGTGCAGATGAAGCATTATTATATGTATCATTGAAAATAGACAATATGCAACATCAGATGGACGAGGCGATGGGGAAAATTCAATCTGCTGGCTTCATCGCTATGATTATTGCCGTTTTAAGCGGTTCATTTATAGCGAGAGACCTGCAGATGGAACAATTTCATTTGCTCATTATGCTCAGTTTAGGATGTTATGTCCTTGAATTATTACTACTGTTTCGGATTCGAGAACTATAG